The DNA sequence GCATCGGGTAGCCCGATTCCCGGTACATCCGTTCGAGGGCGGGCGAAAGACTCTGGGCCTCACCGACGATGCAGGCCGCCGAATCGGTGAGCCGGCTCGACAACCGCACCTGACTGACGTCGTCGATGAGGACGCCGGTCAACCAGGTGAGCAACTCGTCGAATTGCTTGTTGTCTTTGTCGTCATCTTCCTTGTCCGCTGTATCGGACAGATCGACTTCGCCCTTGGCCACGGACTGCAGGGGCTTACCCTCGAAATCGAAGATCTGGCCGACCCACATCTCGTCGATCGGGTCGGTGAGCAGCAGCACCTCGATACCCTTCTTCTTGAACGCCTCGAGATGCGGCGAGTTCTCCAGCTGCTCGCGTGATTCGCCTGTGGCGTAGAAGATCTGGCTCTGGTCGTCCTTCATCCGTTCGACGTACTCGGCCAGCGTTGTGGCGGTGTCGACCGAATGGGTGGAGCTGAACGAACAGATCGCCAGGAGCGCGTCCCGGTTGTCTGCGTCCTGCAGCAAGCCCTCTTTGAGGACCCGGCCGAACTGCGACCACACGGTGTCGTACTTCTCGCGGTCGTTGGCCCGCATGTCCTTGATCGTCGAGAGAACCTTCTTGGTCAACCTCCGGCGGATGGCCTTGATCTGCCGGTCCTGCTGCAGGATCTCGCGAGAGACGTTGAGAGACAGGTCTTGCGCGTCGACGAGCCCCTTGACGAAACGCAGATACTCGGGCATCAGCTCTTCGCAGTCGTCCATGATGAACACGCGCTTGACGTAGAGCTGGACGCCGGTGCGGCGTTCGCGCATGAACAGGTCGAACGGCGCCGTGGACGGGATGAAGAGCAGGGCCTGGTACTCGAAGGTGCCCTCGGCCTTCATCGGGATGATCTCGAGAGGCTCGTCCCATGCGTGGCTGATGTGCCGGTAGAAGTCCGCGTACTCCTCGTCGGTCACCTCCGACCGGGGTCGGGTCCACAGCGCCTTCTGCGAGTTGAGCACCTCCGTGGTGGTGGTCTCGGTCGGCTCGTCGGCGTCGGCGGCCGCGTCATCCGTGTCGTCGCCGGGGGCCTTCGGCGGCACGGGAGTGGTCACGTCCATGCGGATGGGCCACGAGATGAAGTCGGAGTACTTCTTGACCAGCTGACGGATCTTGGGCACCGAGGTGTAATCGTGCAGATCGTCCTCGGCGTCCTCGGGCTTGAGGTGCAGCGTCACCGAGGTGCCCTGCGGTGCCTCGGCGACGTCCTCGATCGTGTACGTGCCCGCGCCTGCCGATTCCCACCGCGTCGCGGAGGTCTCGCCGGCCTTGCGGGTCAGCAGGGTGACCTTGTCGGCGACCATGAACGTCGAGTAGAAACCGATGCCGAACTGGCCGATGAGCTCCTCGGCGGCGCCCGAGCCCGCAGCCTCGGCCTCTTTTGCCTCTTTCAGCTTGCGACGGACATCGGCCGTACCCGACTTCGCGAGCGTGCCGATGAGGTCGACGACCTCGTCGCGAGACATGCCGATCCCGTTGTCGGTGATGGTGAATGTCCGGGCGTCGGGATCCAGTGAGATCTCGATGTGGAGGTCGGAGGTGTCGACCTCGAGATCCTTGTTCCGGTACGACTCCAGGCGCAGCTTGTCGAGGGCATCGCTGGCGTTGGACACCAGCTCGCGGAGAAATGAATCCTTGTTCGAGTAGATCGAGTGGATCATCAGATCCAGGAGTTGCCGCGTCTCGGTGGCGAACTCCATCTCTTCGACTTGAGCGCTCACGTGATGCTCCTTCGGTTGTCGCAGGGTCTGTTGTTACAGGGTGTTGCTGGCAGTATTCGGTCGCGGGGTCCGACCAAACATTTTAGGCAGGCCGCTCGTAGTACATTCAGACCTCATGTCTGGTACGGGGAACGGTCGGTATCGGTGAGTTCGGTCATCCAGAATGTTCTCGGTCGGGAATTCGAGAACCTGCATCCCAACATGCAATGGCGGTATGGGATCGATTCCACCTCGCAACTGTCGCAGGTGGCCGGTGGGATGCTCGAGTCGGTCTACTGCTCGGCGATGCTGCCCGCGATGTTGTTCCACATGCGTAAACGCAACGCGATGCCCACCAAGACCAGCAGGCTCGTCCCGTTCACGATGCACAACTACTGCTATCAGGACGAGCTCGGGCGCGAATGCCTCGCGGTCCTTCGGTCGTTCGACTACACAACCGGCTCACATGGGCTGAACTCACTGCTTGTCGACGGCCGCGAGGGACTGGTCGACTACTTCGGCGACGGCCCGGAACTGCTGTGGCCGCTCGAGGCACACGCCGACGCCCGCGGTTCTCTGGTCTTCGAGAGTGGCCCGATGCGGCTGCTTGCCGGCCCGAAGGTCGGCATGCGCGGTCTTCTCGCTGCGCGGATGAGGTACATCGAGGGCTGGGACGAACGGCACAACCGGTTCCGGGTGGATGCCTCGGTGCGCAACCCGGTCCTCGGTGAGCTCATCCACTACCGCGGGTGGTTCACCGCCCGCGACGAGTCCTGCAACCTGCGTGACATCCCGGACGAGGCCTGGCCGTTGCGGCTCGAAGAACGCGAGCACTGACCAGCGCGGGTTTTTCGATCCAGGGCGGGGCAGACCGCTTGTCGGCCTGATCGGCGCGGACATTTGATCAACGTGATCCTAAACCTCGCGACGGGACGCGGTCGCGGGCTCAATGGTCGGGTAGCCGTTCATTGGAGCCTTGTCATGTCTTGTGTGTCGAAACTGTTGTCGCGCGTCGGTTCGGTTGGGCACAGGGGCGCTTCATGACTTCTGTGTCAGCGAATCCGGGTCGATGGGTAAGTGCGGCAACGCAAGCCGACGACAGGCAGGCGCGCTCGCTCCTGGCCGCGCGGGCTATCGAGTACAGCAGGCGTTACGGGGGAACATCATGCGGATGGTTCGCCCGTCTGCGTGAAGGTCTCGACTCCGTCGCAACCTGAGCGCTCACGGTAGGTCTGCATGACTGTCCGCCCTACCGATGTCAATGGTTCGGACTCGGTCGGCCACAACACTCCGCTCGGCGCTCGTCGTCATGAATGCTTGGCGGCGGAGAGCGATCAACCAAGGGGAGTGGATGGTGGGAGTGTTGGCGTTCGGCGCCGAATCGGGTGTGGGCGGCTGGGATTGGCGGGTGCGCGGGCGCTGCCGTGACCAGGGGATCGACTGGGAGATCTTCTTCGCACCGTCAGGACGAGAGCCTGCTGCAGTCCGACGGCGCCGCGAGGCCGAGGCCAAAGCGCTGTGCAACGGCTGCCCCGTGGTGCGGCAGTGCCGCGACCATGCCGTGGAGTTCGACGAGAAGCACGGCATCTGGGGAGGGATGACGGTCGACGAGATCGCGGCCGTCGCTCGTGACGCCCGTTCGGCGTGAGCCGGCCGCGATGTGGAACGGCCGTACCGCTGCTTCTCGTTACGCTGGTTCCATGACCACAAATGTTCCGACCATCGACCTCAACTCGGGGACGTCCATTCCGCAGCTGGGCCTGGGGGTGTGGCAGGCGTCCAACGAGGAGACCGAGCAGGCCGTGCGGTCTGCGATCGACGACGCCGGGTACCGCCACATCGACACCGCGGCCGCGTACGGGAACGAAGAAGGTGTCGGCCGTGCTCTCGCGGCCGCGTCCGTGGATCGTTCCGAACTGTTCGTCACCACAAAACTGTGGAACGCCGACCAGGGATTCGAGCCGGCGAAGAAGGCGTTCGATCAGAGCTTGTCGCGGCTCGGGCTGGACTACGTGGATCTCTACCTGATCCATTGGCCTCTGCTGGACGACGACCGATTGCTCAGGACGTGGGACGCGCTCGAGGAGATCGCGCAGAGCGGTCGAGCAAGGGCGATCGGCGTGTGCAATTTCGAACCCCGCCACCTCGAACTGTTGGTGAATCGGGGCGGAACGTTGCCGGCCGTCGATCAGGTGGAATTGCATCCGCATCTGCCGCAGCAGCAGATCCGCGACGTCGCGGACCGGCATGACATCGCCGTCGAATCGTGGAGCCCACTGGGAGGCACCAGCAATTCGGGCTGGGGCAAGGACTCCAAACCGAACACCCTGTTGACCGATCCGCTGATCTCCCGGATCGGTGAGCAGCACGGCAAGTCCCCAGCCCAGGTACTGATCCGCTGGCATCTGCAGAACGGTCTCGTTGTCATCCCCAAGTCGGTCAATCCCGACCGGATCGCCCAGAACATCGACGTGTTCGACTTCGAACTCACCGACGCCGATCTCGGCGACATCGCCACGCTGAACGATGGGGTACGCGTGGGTGCAGACCCCAACGAGTTCAACGTCGGTGCTCCTGAATGATGGTGTGACGCAACACTGAGCGGGATGACCCGGGTACCGAGATCGGCGTACTTGCGGCACCGAACGCGTGGGGCGATAGTCGAGGTATGCCCACCGACCGAGCTGCCCTGTCCGAGTTCATCACCGAACACACCCGTGGGACCCTGGCGACCATCCGGCGCAGCGGGGTCCCGCAACTGTCCACCGTCAGCTACTCCTTCGATCCACGAGAGCAGTGCGTACGCATCTCGGTCACCGCGGATCGGGCAAAGGTCGCCAACCTGCGTCGTGACCCGCGCGCCAGTATCCACGTGAGCAGCGCTGACGGCTGGAACTACGCGGTGGCCGAGGGGCGCGTGGAACTGAGCCCGGTGGCAGCCGCGACCACCGAGGACGACACCGTGTCGGAGTTGATCGACCTCTACCGCGACGTACTCGGCGAACATCCCGACTGGGACGACTTCGCCCGCGCCATGGTGGAGGACAAGCGATTGGTCATCCGGCTCTACGCCGAGCACCTGTACGGCCGTATCGGCTGACGGCCCGGGCTGTCAGCGCTGGCGGCGCTTGGCCTCCTCTTTGAGTCCCTTCTGCGCGGTGTTGAGCGCCGTCTTCTGAGCCTGTTTCACGATCAGCCCTGGCAGCTTCACCTTCAGTTCCACGTCGAGCACGAACTCGACATGGGTTTTGTCACCTTTGGGGGTGATCGTGTACTGGCCGTGCTGATAGCTCAGCTGATCGGCTTCGATCAGGTCCCAGGTGCAGGTGTTCTCGGTCCAGCTGTAGTCGAGGAGCTGGTGGTCGGTCAGGCCGACCGCCTGCAGTTCGAGTTTCACCTTCTTGGGTGCGCCGTCCTCGTGTTCTTCCAGGATCTCGACCTTTTTGTGGGGGCCGGACCACTGCGGCAGCGACTCCACGTCCATCAAGATCTCCATGACGACGGCGGGAGGGGCGTCGATGTCGAATTCGGTCTTCGCGTTGACAGGCATGGACCAAAAAGTACACCTGCCGGCGTGCCGTCCCCTCGCTTTCGCGCGGGGGAGTCGCGGCGACGTGGGCATTGTCGGCAACGGAGCTTTCGTGATCAGACCGATGCACAAGAACGGGGCCTGTGTCCGGTCCGGCCGGAGTATGGTCTGTTCGGTAAGGCCGACGTGGTACCACTGCACCGGCCGGCCATTGCCTTGACGGGGGGCACTGGATACGTGTTTTCGTTCGTGATGGGATCAATGTTGTTCAGTAGTAATGTCTTTCGTGTTCGTTCTCGTGGCTTGGTGCGGGCGGGGGTGGCCGGGCTGATCGGTACCGCGGCGCTCGCGCTGGCCGGTCTCACAGGGGCGGGTGGAGCATCGGCCGACCCGTTGACCTGCACTGCGGCCAACGGGCACAACGTGATTCGGACAGACGGGTACGGCGCGTGTGGAGCGAAGGCCGGCCCCGGCAGCTTTGCGCATGCCGAAGACCACAGTCGCAACGGCACCGCCGTCGCATCGTCGAACACCGGCGGAAACGCCAATGCGTACAACCTGCAACCGAATACGTCGGCTCTGTCCGGTGCGGTGACGGGTGGCACGGGATACTCGATCACCACCGGGCCCGGCGGGATGGCCGTCAGCCAGGCTCGTGCGGGTGGCACGTCGATAGCGGTTGCCGGCTGGGGTGGTTCGGCCTACTCGGGTCCCTACGGCACCACGTGTTCGGGCAGTTTCGCCGCGGCGGTCGACACCTCGACCGGACAGGCCTGCATCGGATCCGGCGGCATCTGGCTCTCCACCCCGCGGCCGGCCTCTTAGAACCCACACTGCGGGGGCGCACATCTACCCCCGCACCTCCATGCGAAGGGCGGCGCCGATCACGGTGTCGCCCTTTGCCCTGTCTTGGTGTCGGCGTCTGACCGGTGACGACCTCGAGCGTCTGCATCACCGCCAGTTCACCCTTCGGCCATGTAACAGCGGTGCGTCCGGTTTAACTTGGAGAGGTGAATGAAATTCTGCGCCTCTCGGATTTCGGGCCCGACCACCCCGACGTCGGTCCCGACTTCAGCGTCGTCGCCGGCCGCGAGGCCCTCCAAAAGATCGTCGACCTCGCCGACACCACCCAGTTCCTCGTCGACGACCGCGATGATGACGATCCCCGCCTCCTGACCCTTCCCGGGCGCAACGTCATCGACACCTGGCGTGAGGACTATCCGTACGACGAGCGCATGAGTCGCGACGAGTACGAGCTGGAGAAGCGGCTGCTGCAGATCGAGCTGCTGAAGTTCCAGAAGTGGAGCAAGCGCACGAGCAGCCGGCACGTATTCCTCTTCGAAGGGCGCGACGCGGCGGGCAAGGGCGGCACCATCAAACGATTCATGGAGCATCTGAACCCGCGCGGTGCCCGGGTCGTCGCGCTGGAGAAGCCATCCGAGCGCGAATCGACCCAGTGGTACTTCCAGCGATACGTGCAGCATCTGCCCGCCGCCGGGGAGATCGTCATGTTCGACCGCTCCTGGTACAACCGCACCGGTGTCGAGCGGGTGATGGGGTTCTGCACCGACGAACAACACGCCCAGTTCCTGCGGCAGGCACCACTCTTCGAGGCCATGCTGATCGACGACGGTATGGATCTGGTGAAGTTCTGGTTCTCGGTGTCCCCGCTCGAACAGCGCACCCGCTTCGCGATTCGTCAGGTTGACCCGGTGCGTCAGTGGAAGTTGTCGCCGATGGACATCGCGTCGCTGGACAAGTGGGACAAGTACACCGCGGCCAAAGAAGAGATGTTCGCGGAGACCGACACCGAAGAAGCGCCGTGGATCGTCGTCAAGAGCAATGACAAGAAGCGGGCCCGCATCAACGCGATGCGGTACGTGCTCAACCTGTTCGACTACGACGACAAGGACGCCAACATCGTCGGGGAGCCGGATCCGCTCATCGTCGGCCGGGCACGCGATCTGCTGGGAGAGTGAGAGCGTCGGTGGCACTCCCGAGTGGTCGTGTTACGACGTTGGCCTGCCTACCGCGGTTCATGCCGCCCGATCTGTAACCTGAGCCGGTGCGTTCCTTTCTTGCCGCAGTGCTGTGCCTGGTCGCCATCGTCGCGGCCGCCGTCGCCGTGCCCGCGTTCTTCGTGAACGAGCGGGTTGTCGATCGTGACGGATTCCGGGAGACCGTGGCGCCGCTGGCCGACAACACGACCGTGCAGCGGTACATCGCCGACGAGATCACCGCCCAGGTGTCGTCGCAGGCGCCCCTGGTTCCCGATGGCCTGATCGCTCCGCTCGCCGACGCCTATACCAAGAGCGACAACTTCGAGCAGGACTTCGCCGACGCGATGATCCAGCAGCACGATTGGTTGTTCAAGGAGGCCACGCCCGAGAACGAGGGCGAGGTGATGTCCCTCGACCTGACGGCGATGGTCAACCGTGTCATCGCGGACGTGGGTTTCGGTGGCATCGAGATCAAGGGGCCGATCCTGGTGCCGCTGAGCGATTCTGCCCAGTCGGGACTCGAGGCGGGTCGGTACCACAATCTGGGCAACCAGATCGGTCTGCTCGCGATCAGCTCGTTGGTCATCGCGGTGGTCGCCACGGTGCTCGCCCTCGTGGTCGCACGACGGCGGGGCTTTGTGCTCTTGGCCGTGGGCTTCGGGGTGATCCTCGGCGGGATCGCGACGTGGCTCCTCGGGGAAGGCGTG is a window from the Williamsia sp. DF01-3 genome containing:
- the htpG gene encoding molecular chaperone HtpG, with the translated sequence MSAQVEEMEFATETRQLLDLMIHSIYSNKDSFLRELVSNASDALDKLRLESYRNKDLEVDTSDLHIEISLDPDARTFTITDNGIGMSRDEVVDLIGTLAKSGTADVRRKLKEAKEAEAAGSGAAEELIGQFGIGFYSTFMVADKVTLLTRKAGETSATRWESAGAGTYTIEDVAEAPQGTSVTLHLKPEDAEDDLHDYTSVPKIRQLVKKYSDFISWPIRMDVTTPVPPKAPGDDTDDAAADADEPTETTTTEVLNSQKALWTRPRSEVTDEEYADFYRHISHAWDEPLEIIPMKAEGTFEYQALLFIPSTAPFDLFMRERRTGVQLYVKRVFIMDDCEELMPEYLRFVKGLVDAQDLSLNVSREILQQDRQIKAIRRRLTKKVLSTIKDMRANDREKYDTVWSQFGRVLKEGLLQDADNRDALLAICSFSSTHSVDTATTLAEYVERMKDDQSQIFYATGESREQLENSPHLEAFKKKGIEVLLLTDPIDEMWVGQIFDFEGKPLQSVAKGEVDLSDTADKEDDDKDNKQFDELLTWLTGVLIDDVSQVRLSSRLTDSAACIVGEAQSLSPALERMYRESGYPMPDSKRILELNPDHALTKGLQEAFAARGDDESLRQTAELLYGAALLAEGGTPKQPAAFSKTLANLLTKTVTPQ
- a CDS encoding DUF4166 domain-containing protein; protein product: MSSVIQNVLGREFENLHPNMQWRYGIDSTSQLSQVAGGMLESVYCSAMLPAMLFHMRKRNAMPTKTSRLVPFTMHNYCYQDELGRECLAVLRSFDYTTGSHGLNSLLVDGREGLVDYFGDGPELLWPLEAHADARGSLVFESGPMRLLAGPKVGMRGLLAARMRYIEGWDERHNRFRVDASVRNPVLGELIHYRGWFTARDESCNLRDIPDEAWPLRLEEREH
- a CDS encoding WhiB family transcriptional regulator, whose product is MVGVLAFGAESGVGGWDWRVRGRCRDQGIDWEIFFAPSGREPAAVRRRREAEAKALCNGCPVVRQCRDHAVEFDEKHGIWGGMTVDEIAAVARDARSA
- a CDS encoding aldo/keto reductase — its product is MTTNVPTIDLNSGTSIPQLGLGVWQASNEETEQAVRSAIDDAGYRHIDTAAAYGNEEGVGRALAAASVDRSELFVTTKLWNADQGFEPAKKAFDQSLSRLGLDYVDLYLIHWPLLDDDRLLRTWDALEEIAQSGRARAIGVCNFEPRHLELLVNRGGTLPAVDQVELHPHLPQQQIRDVADRHDIAVESWSPLGGTSNSGWGKDSKPNTLLTDPLISRIGEQHGKSPAQVLIRWHLQNGLVVIPKSVNPDRIAQNIDVFDFELTDADLGDIATLNDGVRVGADPNEFNVGAPE
- a CDS encoding PPOX class F420-dependent oxidoreductase is translated as MPTDRAALSEFITEHTRGTLATIRRSGVPQLSTVSYSFDPREQCVRISVTADRAKVANLRRDPRASIHVSSADGWNYAVAEGRVELSPVAAATTEDDTVSELIDLYRDVLGEHPDWDDFARAMVEDKRLVIRLYAEHLYGRIG
- a CDS encoding SRPBCC family protein, producing the protein MPVNAKTEFDIDAPPAVVMEILMDVESLPQWSGPHKKVEILEEHEDGAPKKVKLELQAVGLTDHQLLDYSWTENTCTWDLIEADQLSYQHGQYTITPKGDKTHVEFVLDVELKVKLPGLIVKQAQKTALNTAQKGLKEEAKRRQR
- a CDS encoding DUF6764 family protein, translated to MRAGVAGLIGTAALALAGLTGAGGASADPLTCTAANGHNVIRTDGYGACGAKAGPGSFAHAEDHSRNGTAVASSNTGGNANAYNLQPNTSALSGAVTGGTGYSITTGPGGMAVSQARAGGTSIAVAGWGGSAYSGPYGTTCSGSFAAAVDTSTGQACIGSGGIWLSTPRPAS
- the ppk2 gene encoding polyphosphate kinase 2, whose product is MNEILRLSDFGPDHPDVGPDFSVVAGREALQKIVDLADTTQFLVDDRDDDDPRLLTLPGRNVIDTWREDYPYDERMSRDEYELEKRLLQIELLKFQKWSKRTSSRHVFLFEGRDAAGKGGTIKRFMEHLNPRGARVVALEKPSERESTQWYFQRYVQHLPAAGEIVMFDRSWYNRTGVERVMGFCTDEQHAQFLRQAPLFEAMLIDDGMDLVKFWFSVSPLEQRTRFAIRQVDPVRQWKLSPMDIASLDKWDKYTAAKEEMFAETDTEEAPWIVVKSNDKKRARINAMRYVLNLFDYDDKDANIVGEPDPLIVGRARDLLGE